In [Leptolyngbya] sp. PCC 7376, a genomic segment contains:
- a CDS encoding ImmA/IrrE family metallo-endopeptidase, translating into MARSIKALINPVMLKYGRESLGLSVGKVAGKLGISNQNLIDWEEGIDNPSLSTFEKLAKLYKRHTVFFYLPNVPNKCKRREADFRTFPRYHSTPQPSLEFLHYLKDVYRRQAIALELLEELEEKSVPRIPASHLHENPEDVAARLRLALNIISPTQFRWDESYQALSAWISAVEKLGILVFKSSHAKVPLEEMRGLAIWDESLPAIALNASDTDNGKIFTLMHELAHLSLHKNGVWGLHENLSGSASDIEVFCNHVAGAILVPNQALTENPVVIPLPSDCDSLSDDDIRFIARKFCVSGEVILRRLLISGKISQSFYEEKCKYLRSLPISKRGGGGNSQYAKKIVSREGSLFPNIVLRAMFAEKIPMNKASSYLNTKVKHFGDLEALVL; encoded by the coding sequence ATGGCAAGGTCTATTAAAGCCCTCATCAATCCAGTAATGCTCAAATATGGACGCGAGTCTCTAGGTCTTAGCGTGGGGAAAGTTGCGGGAAAATTAGGGATCTCCAATCAGAATCTGATTGATTGGGAAGAAGGTATAGACAATCCTTCATTATCAACATTTGAGAAATTAGCAAAACTCTATAAACGACACACAGTATTTTTTTATCTTCCAAACGTCCCGAATAAATGTAAAAGACGTGAAGCTGACTTTCGCACTTTTCCGAGATACCATTCCACACCACAGCCATCGCTGGAGTTTTTGCACTATTTGAAAGACGTCTACCGCCGTCAGGCGATCGCTCTAGAGCTTTTAGAAGAACTTGAAGAAAAAAGTGTCCCTCGGATTCCTGCATCACATCTACATGAGAATCCAGAGGATGTCGCCGCAAGACTTCGTTTAGCACTAAACATCATATCGCCGACCCAGTTTAGATGGGACGAAAGCTATCAAGCTTTGTCTGCGTGGATTTCTGCAGTAGAAAAACTTGGAATTCTAGTTTTTAAATCCTCTCATGCAAAAGTCCCTTTGGAGGAAATGAGGGGTTTAGCTATTTGGGATGAATCATTACCAGCCATTGCCCTCAACGCCTCAGATACCGACAATGGGAAAATTTTTACTCTGATGCATGAACTGGCTCATCTTAGCCTTCATAAGAATGGAGTCTGGGGGCTTCATGAAAATCTATCTGGTTCTGCGAGTGATATAGAAGTTTTTTGTAACCATGTTGCGGGAGCAATTCTAGTCCCGAACCAAGCTTTGACAGAAAATCCAGTAGTAATCCCATTGCCCTCTGACTGTGACTCTCTCTCGGACGATGACATTCGTTTCATTGCGCGAAAATTTTGTGTTAGTGGAGAAGTAATCCTAAGGAGATTGTTGATATCAGGCAAAATCTCTCAGTCTTTTTACGAGGAAAAATGCAAATATCTAAGATCTTTGCCTATTTCAAAAAGAGGTGGCGGAGGCAATTCTCAATACGCAAAAAAAATTGTTAGTCGCGAAGGATCTCTTTTCCCAAATATCGTTCTCAGAGCAATGTTCGCCGAAAAAATCCCGATGAACAAAGCTTCCTCTTACTTGAATACAAAAGTTAAACACTTCGGGGATTTGGAGGCATTGGTTCTATAA
- a CDS encoding ATP-binding protein, with product MEESDDFSISWSWVWVATLYFFAAGTLSASFLSFEGKDSISARLMFRLFGLGAIATAVGKTREVQYFSKYSGYREVLREDNFISKFVKSSKKTEAHQTADADEEEIAIYDWQRLRSEATGIMIAGNPGHGKSSVALWSLGWLTQLEAAHIEICDPHAGVNRGWAENGFNPVSNYGEIEQKFKDALAEFKARKTRAEQGQDIGRKFILVADETDGYEDNFEDADLVSRVQTVLGKEGRKYGIILIFITHTANVTNKKIDAQERDCFTSINLGVSAMAKAQKTWGKKSEEYKLLKQQVYPCVVVSNGVPALAIHPTHAEYTEFKTSGNLPKNLLPVHQIHDFGQPHGSHSSHTQPHLDTNYVDRLYSLEFDLDSHSSATQPQEPQLDTESSYICPECGSHSSKWHDRRKNRRKCKDCNNTWTIKD from the coding sequence TTGGAGGAATCTGACGACTTCTCAATTAGTTGGTCTTGGGTCTGGGTTGCGACGCTGTACTTTTTCGCAGCCGGGACTCTATCCGCTTCGTTTCTCTCATTTGAAGGGAAAGATAGTATCTCAGCTCGACTGATGTTCCGATTGTTTGGTTTAGGGGCGATCGCCACCGCAGTCGGTAAAACCAGAGAGGTGCAATACTTCTCCAAATACAGCGGTTACCGTGAGGTACTGCGCGAGGATAATTTCATCTCTAAATTTGTGAAATCTTCCAAGAAAACCGAAGCCCACCAAACAGCGGATGCAGACGAGGAAGAAATTGCTATTTACGACTGGCAACGGCTGCGGTCTGAAGCAACGGGCATTATGATCGCCGGAAATCCAGGTCATGGTAAATCCTCCGTAGCTCTGTGGTCATTAGGGTGGCTCACCCAGTTAGAAGCAGCACATATAGAAATCTGTGACCCCCATGCAGGCGTTAACCGAGGTTGGGCTGAAAATGGCTTTAATCCTGTTAGCAATTACGGTGAAATCGAGCAGAAATTCAAAGATGCTCTAGCAGAATTTAAAGCTCGAAAAACACGTGCGGAGCAAGGACAAGATATCGGTCGAAAGTTTATTCTCGTGGCTGATGAAACCGATGGCTATGAAGATAATTTCGAGGATGCAGATTTAGTTTCTAGAGTACAAACAGTACTTGGAAAGGAAGGTAGAAAATACGGCATCATCCTAATCTTTATTACTCACACAGCGAACGTCACCAACAAGAAAATAGACGCGCAAGAAAGGGATTGTTTTACCTCCATTAATCTGGGTGTTTCTGCAATGGCAAAAGCTCAGAAGACATGGGGGAAAAAATCTGAAGAGTACAAGCTTCTCAAACAACAAGTCTATCCTTGTGTAGTTGTATCGAATGGTGTTCCTGCATTAGCAATTCACCCAACCCATGCTGAATATACAGAGTTTAAAACATCAGGAAACCTACCCAAAAACTTACTCCCAGTCCATCAAATCCATGATTTTGGGCAGCCACACGGCAGCCACAGTAGCCACACTCAGCCACACCTAGACACAAATTACGTAGACCGCCTGTATAGTCTGGAGTTTGACCTAGACAGCCACAGTTCAGCCACACAGCCACAGGAGCCACAATTAGACACAGAATCTAGCTATATCTGTCCTGAGTGTGGCAGCCACAGTAGTAAATGGCATGACAGAAGAAAGAATCGGAGGAAATGCAAAGACTGCAACAATACTTGGACAATCAAGGACTAA
- a CDS encoding Eco57I restriction-modification methylase domain-containing protein: MKLNRKRTEKYLKDFDFESLFIEELGWDEADAVTIPLEVDEEEFDAEAIAQKRGFTVYQCICEKIPLRKIQKQLDSQLTVYSKSHLLIFGDEAQTQQVWMWVKQQGKKRKPVFHPYQLKQSAEGIIQKLEPLFFSIDEEDDATLVKTVEKVGKGFNIEAVTKQFFQDFEGLHQNFCLEIEGIDDESDRRWYASVVLNRLMFVYFLQKRYFLDNENPDYLDNRLEDCLEQGEPFYGFLTDLFFEGFAKPEGDRADDIKAWLGKICYLNGGLFLKHSIEQKYSQISISDKAFEDVLKLFSSYSWHLDDRPDAEKESNEINPDVLGYIFEKYINQKEFGAYYTRPEITEYLCDRTINKVIVDKVNKQAGKEFKDVEELKNNLSNELCHLLLKKILPTLTLLDPACGSGAFLVAAMKTLIPIYDVIMGKAIRSNDGHLKSWLMEILDGHSSPDYYIKKRIITDNLYGVDIMEEATEICKLRLFLSLVSAVEKVDDLEPLPNVDFNIMAGNSLIGLIRVDGNAFDSLGCSQTEGTGVDPTQLNLIGQTVIQGNLLNALAASEYQRILEDKNKSIDLYKKHSFLSDESRGADERSKDQSVLALRNHIDKLNAESQAKLNRLLLDEFSTKLGIKFEEAQLNTKKTKKRLLNIGDIDALEPFHWGYHFDKVFERGGFDAIIANPPWEIFKPNAREFFLRYDDSVRKSKMNIKEFKKVQKKLLENPKIATEWCKYQSQFPYVSSYFRSAEQFKNQISVVNGRKQGTDINLYKLFLEQCFNLLRDNGRCGIIIPTGIYTDLGSKQLREMLFKQCEVENIFGISNERFIFEGVDHQFKFCLLDFEKGNETPHFYSAFRIDPREAIRPNELTAFFENRDIHLKISTDLVRKLSPDSLSVMEFKQPIDISIAEKMTRFPLLGEQIEGKWNLKLSAEFHMTGDSHLFQIETAEGQLPLYEGKMIHQFTHEFAEPRYWVDEKEGRKAVIGVRGTDNGQVLDYQDYRLAYRSVASSTNERTLISSILPKNIFFGHSMNASIVYTDNQRSICNRELLFVLSCLNSFVFDASLRSRVSQNITMFYIYQIPVPRLQKGDQWFDEIVERAAKLICTTPEFDDLAAEVGLGSHENGVTDEAERGKLRAELDGIIAHLYGLTEAEFTHILSTFPIVSEIIKNDALNAYRDVKLGLIK; encoded by the coding sequence ATGAAACTGAACCGCAAACGCACTGAAAAATATCTCAAAGACTTTGATTTTGAATCCCTATTTATTGAAGAGTTGGGCTGGGATGAGGCTGATGCGGTAACGATTCCTTTGGAGGTAGATGAGGAAGAGTTTGATGCGGAGGCGATCGCCCAGAAGCGTGGCTTTACGGTTTATCAGTGTATTTGCGAAAAAATTCCCCTGCGAAAAATTCAGAAGCAGCTCGATAGTCAACTGACTGTTTATTCCAAATCCCATCTCTTAATTTTTGGGGATGAGGCACAAACTCAGCAGGTGTGGATGTGGGTTAAGCAGCAGGGTAAAAAGCGTAAACCTGTTTTTCATCCCTATCAGTTAAAGCAGTCGGCAGAAGGGATTATCCAGAAGTTAGAGCCGCTATTTTTTAGTATTGATGAGGAAGATGATGCGACCCTTGTAAAGACTGTCGAGAAGGTGGGTAAGGGTTTCAACATTGAAGCGGTCACCAAGCAGTTTTTCCAAGATTTTGAAGGGTTACATCAGAATTTTTGTCTGGAGATTGAAGGTATAGATGATGAGAGTGATCGCCGTTGGTATGCGTCGGTAGTGCTGAACCGTTTGATGTTCGTCTATTTCCTTCAGAAACGGTATTTTTTGGACAATGAAAACCCTGACTATCTGGATAATCGCCTTGAAGATTGTCTGGAGCAGGGGGAACCGTTCTATGGTTTCTTGACGGATCTGTTTTTTGAGGGATTTGCGAAACCAGAGGGCGATCGCGCAGATGACATCAAGGCTTGGCTAGGGAAAATCTGTTATCTCAATGGGGGTTTATTTCTCAAGCATTCCATCGAGCAAAAGTATTCTCAAATTTCCATTAGCGATAAGGCTTTTGAGGATGTCCTGAAGCTATTTTCGTCCTATTCTTGGCACTTGGATGATCGCCCCGATGCGGAGAAAGAGAGCAACGAGATTAACCCGGATGTGTTGGGCTATATCTTCGAGAAGTACATCAACCAAAAGGAATTTGGGGCTTATTACACTCGTCCTGAGATTACGGAATATCTTTGTGACCGCACGATCAATAAGGTGATTGTGGATAAGGTCAATAAGCAGGCAGGTAAAGAGTTTAAGGATGTTGAGGAGCTGAAAAATAATCTAAGTAATGAGCTTTGTCATCTACTGCTCAAAAAGATTTTGCCGACCTTGACGCTACTCGATCCGGCTTGTGGGTCGGGGGCATTTCTGGTGGCAGCGATGAAGACGCTGATTCCAATTTATGACGTCATCATGGGTAAGGCAATTCGTTCCAATGATGGGCATTTAAAATCTTGGCTGATGGAGATATTAGATGGTCATAGTTCGCCAGATTATTACATTAAGAAGCGCATCATTACGGACAATCTCTATGGGGTGGACATCATGGAGGAGGCGACGGAAATTTGTAAGTTGCGGCTCTTCCTCTCACTGGTGTCTGCGGTGGAGAAGGTGGATGACCTCGAACCTTTGCCCAATGTGGATTTTAATATCATGGCGGGTAATTCGCTCATCGGTTTGATTCGGGTGGATGGGAATGCTTTTGATAGTCTCGGTTGCTCGCAGACTGAGGGCACTGGGGTTGATCCGACCCAGCTTAATCTCATTGGTCAGACGGTGATCCAAGGGAATCTTTTAAATGCTCTGGCGGCTTCGGAGTATCAGCGCATCCTAGAGGATAAGAATAAGAGTATTGATCTCTACAAGAAACATTCTTTTCTATCGGACGAGTCACGGGGTGCGGATGAACGATCAAAGGATCAGAGTGTGTTGGCGTTGCGGAATCATATCGACAAGCTCAACGCGGAATCTCAGGCAAAGTTAAATCGGCTTTTGTTGGATGAATTTAGTACGAAGTTGGGGATTAAGTTTGAAGAAGCTCAACTCAATACCAAGAAGACAAAAAAACGGCTGTTAAATATTGGGGATATTGATGCGCTGGAGCCGTTCCATTGGGGTTATCACTTCGATAAGGTGTTTGAACGGGGTGGGTTTGATGCCATTATTGCTAATCCCCCATGGGAGATTTTCAAGCCTAATGCACGAGAGTTTTTTCTTCGCTACGATGACTCTGTGAGAAAAAGCAAGATGAATATCAAGGAGTTTAAAAAAGTACAAAAGAAGCTTCTTGAGAATCCCAAAATTGCAACGGAGTGGTGCAAGTACCAGAGTCAATTTCCTTATGTCAGTAGCTATTTTCGTTCGGCAGAACAATTTAAAAATCAGATTTCTGTAGTTAACGGTCGAAAGCAAGGAACCGATATTAATCTCTATAAGCTTTTCCTCGAACAATGTTTTAATTTGCTACGGGATAATGGGCGGTGCGGCATTATCATCCCGACTGGAATCTATACCGATTTAGGAAGTAAACAACTTCGGGAAATGCTATTTAAGCAGTGTGAGGTTGAAAATATTTTTGGTATTTCTAATGAGCGATTTATTTTTGAAGGTGTAGACCATCAGTTTAAGTTTTGTTTATTAGATTTTGAAAAAGGGAATGAAACACCACATTTTTATTCTGCTTTTCGTATTGACCCCAGAGAAGCAATCAGACCGAATGAGTTAACAGCATTTTTTGAGAATCGAGATATACATCTGAAAATCTCTACTGATTTGGTACGGAAGCTATCGCCGGATTCTTTGTCTGTGATGGAGTTCAAGCAACCGATAGATATTTCTATTGCCGAAAAAATGACGCGATTTCCCTTACTCGGTGAACAGATTGAAGGGAAATGGAATTTAAAACTTAGTGCTGAATTTCACATGACAGGTGATAGTCATCTCTTTCAAATAGAGACAGCAGAGGGACAATTACCGCTCTATGAAGGCAAAATGATTCATCAATTTACCCATGAATTTGCAGAGCCACGTTATTGGGTTGATGAAAAAGAAGGACGTAAAGCTGTTATTGGTGTAAGAGGAACAGATAACGGTCAAGTTTTAGATTATCAAGATTATCGGTTAGCTTATCGCTCAGTTGCATCCAGTACTAATGAAAGAACTTTGATTAGTTCTATATTGCCGAAAAATATATTTTTTGGTCATTCAATGAATGCAAGTATTGTTTATACAGACAATCAAAGAAGTATATGTAATCGAGAATTATTGTTTGTTTTATCTTGCCTAAATTCATTTGTTTTTGATGCTTCTTTAAGGTCGAGAGTTAGCCAAAACATCACCATGTTCTATATCTATCAAATCCCCGTACCTCGCTTACAAAAAGGCGATCAATGGTTTGATGAGATAGTAGAGAGAGCCGCCAAGCTAATTTGCACCACCCCCGAATTTGATGACCTTGCCGCCGAAGTCGGTTTAGGCTCCCACGAAAACGGTGTAACCGATGAAGCAGAACGGGGTAAACTTCGCGCCGAACTCGATGGCATCATTGCCCACCTTTATGGCCTTACCGAAGCAGAATTCACCCATATCCTCAGCACCTTCCCCATCGTTTCTGAAATCATCAAAAATGATGCACTCAATGCTTACCGTGATGTCAAACTAGGGCTGATCAAATAA
- a CDS encoding helix-turn-helix transcriptional regulator: MIAVNKCNNKITLKVLRKRLKMNQTQFAETLGVRRSTISEWETGVHKPSLSIEQVKVLDKLLGQVNLRFEDLPDDIAS, encoded by the coding sequence ATGATTGCTGTAAATAAGTGCAACAACAAAATCACATTGAAAGTTCTTCGTAAGAGACTAAAAATGAATCAAACCCAGTTTGCTGAAACGTTAGGGGTTCGTCGATCTACGATTTCGGAATGGGAGACCGGAGTTCACAAACCGTCACTTTCCATTGAACAGGTAAAAGTCTTGGACAAGTTACTAGGACAAGTGAACTTAAGGTTTGAAGACCTCCCTGATGACATAGCCTCCTAG
- a CDS encoding helicase-related protein: MSAIYDNCDFPLLPELKHCLKEGYRSDFCVGYFNLRGWSELENEIEQFGSGEGKNCRLLVGMQKLPGDELKREFAIGKRKERISNEIANKLKKVMAQQFREQLTYGVPTDKDEKTLKRLQAQLKEDKLEVRLFLRHLLHAKLYLIYREDKITPRIGYVGSSNLTFSGLSGQGELNVEVTDRDDTKKLEEWFEDRWKDKFALDISKDLIEVINESWAGCQLKPFYIYLKMAYHLSQEARDGLSRYQAPKNFGLLEFQEQAVRVAMQHIDKRNGVIIGDVVGLGKTLVGTAIAHVCEEEYGTSTLIICPKNLESMWKGYVERYGLRGKVVPISQVEKVLPEVPARFRLVLIDESHNLRNREGKRYQAIKEYMEQSGARCIMLTATPYNKGYLDLSSQLRLFLREEADLGIKPEAYIRGLGGEMKFRRRHQAPVRSLMAFEHSDEPEDWQQLMSRYMVRRTRGFIKNTYAKQDERGSYLEFPNDSKFYFPTRRPYTVKFNTTGESDLYARLYGDRVVDIINSLCLPRYGLGNYVIQSPKSRKKARTKAPGQMSLATGFEHLDLTEAERKILANLSHAGQRLMGFCRTNLFKRLESSGTAFLQSIDRHILRNYVYLHAIANDVPIPIGTQDAALLDGTTDEDQDSLLVQDWESDEGIDEDQLSPSEEFKQRAAAVYELYQDKYPRRFKWIRPDLFQPELAEDLERDAQCLVTILKIAGGWDATQDSKLTALIELLTETHPEEKVLIFTQFADTARYLAQTLETEGIDKIGLATGGAKDPTELARRFSPKSNEKTMPQEEQLRVLIATDVLSEGQNLQDARIILNYDLPWAIIRLIQRAGRVDRIGQEADEIFCYSFLPAAGVEQLINLRGRLRDRLKENQEVVGTDEAFFEDEEERAMLLNLYNEKSGVLDDDDDEGEVDLTSEALQIWQTAIDANPKLKRIIAELPDVVFSTRYHEPTALDPEGVLLYLRTAEGTDALAWIDKHGNSVTQSQMRILRTARCSIDTPAQDRHPQHHDLVQRASRLITEQTKKVAGTLGSKRGARARVYERLMGYCQEIKETAPLLAQGEEWEKLEQAVELAHTYPLKQNAIATLNREMRAGISNEDLAQKVTYLMEHDALCVVTADGTFEGARVICSMGLFDSST; the protein is encoded by the coding sequence ATGTCGGCTATTTACGATAATTGCGATTTCCCATTGCTGCCGGAACTTAAGCACTGTCTGAAGGAAGGTTATCGTTCCGATTTTTGTGTGGGGTACTTTAATCTACGTGGTTGGTCTGAGCTGGAAAATGAGATTGAGCAGTTTGGATCGGGAGAAGGGAAAAATTGTCGTCTACTCGTTGGGATGCAAAAGTTACCTGGTGATGAGCTAAAGCGTGAGTTTGCCATCGGTAAGCGCAAAGAACGTATTTCTAATGAAATTGCCAACAAATTAAAGAAAGTCATGGCTCAACAGTTTCGGGAGCAATTGACCTATGGTGTACCGACTGACAAAGATGAAAAAACGCTGAAACGGCTACAGGCACAGCTTAAGGAGGATAAGTTAGAGGTTCGTTTATTCCTGCGGCATCTACTCCATGCCAAGCTATATCTGATTTACCGAGAGGATAAAATCACGCCCCGTATTGGTTATGTCGGGAGTAGTAATCTCACATTTTCAGGGCTCAGTGGTCAGGGTGAACTCAATGTAGAGGTTACTGACCGAGATGATACAAAAAAGCTGGAAGAGTGGTTTGAGGATCGGTGGAAAGATAAATTTGCCCTTGATATCTCGAAGGATTTAATTGAGGTTATTAATGAAAGTTGGGCGGGTTGTCAGCTCAAACCTTTTTATATCTACCTCAAAATGGCTTATCACTTGTCACAAGAAGCACGGGATGGTTTAAGCCGCTATCAAGCTCCCAAGAACTTTGGCTTGTTAGAGTTTCAGGAACAAGCTGTACGGGTTGCGATGCAGCATATTGATAAGCGCAATGGTGTGATTATCGGTGATGTGGTGGGCTTAGGGAAAACCTTAGTGGGAACGGCGATCGCCCATGTCTGTGAAGAGGAGTATGGGACAAGTACTCTGATTATCTGCCCGAAGAATTTGGAATCGATGTGGAAGGGCTATGTCGAGCGATATGGTCTGCGAGGAAAAGTCGTACCCATCAGTCAGGTTGAAAAAGTCTTACCGGAAGTCCCTGCTCGATTTCGGTTGGTACTAATTGATGAAAGTCATAACCTCCGAAACCGTGAGGGCAAACGCTATCAGGCGATTAAGGAATATATGGAGCAGAGCGGTGCGCGGTGCATCATGCTCACAGCCACGCCCTACAACAAAGGCTATTTAGATTTATCTTCCCAGTTACGTCTATTTCTGCGAGAGGAAGCTGACCTAGGGATCAAACCGGAAGCCTATATCCGTGGGCTAGGTGGAGAGATGAAGTTTCGGCGGCGACATCAAGCCCCAGTGCGATCGCTCATGGCATTTGAACATAGTGATGAGCCGGAAGATTGGCAGCAGCTCATGAGTCGCTATATGGTGCGGCGTACCCGTGGCTTTATCAAAAATACCTATGCAAAACAAGATGAGCGGGGTTCCTATCTGGAGTTTCCCAACGACAGTAAATTCTACTTTCCTACCCGTCGTCCCTATACGGTGAAATTTAATACCACTGGGGAATCTGACCTCTATGCGCGGCTATATGGTGATCGCGTGGTGGATATTATCAATAGTCTTTGTTTGCCTCGTTATGGTCTAGGGAATTATGTAATTCAATCGCCTAAGAGTCGTAAGAAAGCTCGAACTAAAGCCCCCGGTCAGATGAGTTTGGCAACGGGATTTGAGCATTTAGATCTGACTGAGGCAGAACGGAAAATATTAGCGAATCTCTCCCATGCAGGGCAGCGATTAATGGGATTTTGCCGAACGAATTTGTTTAAGCGTCTCGAAAGTAGTGGTACTGCTTTTCTCCAGTCTATTGATCGCCACATTCTGCGAAATTATGTCTATCTCCATGCGATCGCCAACGATGTACCCATTCCGATTGGAACGCAGGATGCCGCTCTATTGGATGGAACAACCGATGAAGATCAAGATTCTCTGTTAGTTCAGGATTGGGAAAGCGATGAGGGCATAGATGAAGATCAACTGTCCCCCAGCGAAGAGTTTAAACAACGGGCAGCGGCAGTCTATGAGCTGTATCAGGATAAGTATCCTCGTCGGTTTAAGTGGATTCGTCCTGACTTATTCCAACCGGAACTTGCTGAAGACCTAGAGCGGGATGCCCAATGCCTTGTCACAATCCTAAAAATTGCTGGGGGTTGGGATGCAACACAGGATAGTAAGTTAACTGCTCTGATTGAGTTATTGACTGAAACCCACCCAGAGGAAAAGGTTCTAATCTTTACCCAATTTGCGGATACCGCCCGTTATCTGGCTCAGACATTGGAAACGGAAGGCATCGATAAGATTGGTCTAGCAACAGGAGGAGCGAAAGACCCAACAGAGCTAGCTCGGCGTTTCAGTCCAAAAAGTAATGAAAAAACGATGCCACAGGAAGAACAGCTAAGGGTTCTCATTGCTACTGATGTGCTGAGTGAAGGTCAAAACCTACAGGATGCAAGGATTATCCTGAATTACGATTTGCCCTGGGCGATTATCCGGTTAATTCAGCGGGCAGGTCGTGTGGATCGAATTGGGCAGGAAGCGGACGAAATTTTCTGTTATTCATTCTTACCAGCGGCAGGGGTAGAACAACTTATTAATCTGCGGGGGCGTCTGCGTGATCGCCTGAAGGAAAATCAGGAAGTTGTGGGCACGGATGAGGCGTTTTTTGAGGATGAGGAAGAACGGGCGATGCTGCTCAATCTCTACAATGAAAAGTCTGGTGTCCTCGATGATGATGACGATGAAGGGGAAGTTGATTTAACTTCGGAAGCTCTACAGATTTGGCAGACAGCAATTGACGCGAATCCCAAACTTAAACGAATAATCGCTGAGTTACCAGATGTGGTATTCTCTACCCGCTACCATGAGCCAACAGCTTTAGATCCAGAGGGTGTTTTACTTTATTTACGGACTGCGGAAGGGACTGATGCTCTGGCATGGATTGATAAGCATGGCAATAGCGTGACCCAATCCCAGATGCGCATTTTACGGACGGCGCGATGCAGTATTGATACCCCAGCTCAAGACCGTCATCCCCAGCACCATGATCTAGTCCAAAGGGCATCTCGATTAATCACTGAGCAAACCAAGAAAGTTGCTGGCACGTTAGGTAGTAAACGGGGCGCAAGGGCAAGGGTCTATGAACGATTGATGGGCTATTGCCAAGAAATTAAAGAAACGGCTCCGTTATTGGCTCAGGGTGAGGAGTGGGAAAAGTTAGAACAGGCGGTGGAACTTGCCCATACTTATCCCCTTAAACAAAATGCGATCGCCACGTTGAACCGAGAGATGAGGGCAGGGATTTCTAATGAGGATTTGGCGCAAAAAGTAACTTACCTAATGGAGCATGATGCGCTCTGTGTGGTGACTGCGGATGGGACGTTTGAGGGAGCGAGGGTTATTTGTTCGATGGGTTTATTTGATAGCTCTACATAA
- a CDS encoding DUF4411 family protein, whose protein sequence is MENRRLTYCTYCFDTAGFMQPYRNNYPFDLFPTFWENLDVLIGEGRLFSVRACYDEIVYQEDELADWAKQRRHIFWEHTEALQQELKEVLSQVPTLYEAHTDRSGGDPYIVALARFKNAVLVSDEQRSRKKKDLTIHQACDKLNIQSMRVVEFMRKEQWRF, encoded by the coding sequence ATGGAGAATAGACGACTTACCTACTGCACCTACTGCTTTGACACAGCTGGCTTCATGCAGCCATACCGGAACAATTATCCCTTTGATCTTTTCCCTACATTTTGGGAAAACCTTGATGTGTTGATCGGTGAAGGAAGGCTTTTTTCCGTCCGAGCTTGTTATGACGAAATAGTTTACCAAGAGGACGAATTAGCTGATTGGGCAAAACAACGCAGACACATTTTTTGGGAACATACAGAAGCTCTTCAGCAAGAATTAAAAGAAGTTCTTAGCCAAGTCCCTACCCTTTATGAAGCTCACACTGATCGTAGTGGTGGAGACCCTTATATTGTTGCACTCGCCAGATTTAAAAATGCAGTATTAGTATCTGACGAACAGCGGTCTAGAAAGAAAAAGGACTTAACGATCCATCAGGCTTGTGACAAATTGAATATCCAATCAATGCGAGTAGTTGAATTTATGCGCAAAGAGCAATGGAGATTCTAG
- a CDS encoding MT-A70 family methyltransferase: protein MQQLLLDQPVVEGAQPFPAKAYGVIYADPPWQYEDKKTNRGGAERHYRTMSDHEIQNLPVSQIAENDALLFLWATWAKLPAALQTIHCWGFTYKTDAFLWVKRNKRAKSWFMGMGAYTRANSEFCLLGVRGKGLKRQSAKVHQIIEAPIGKHSEKPPETRDRIIQLVGDLPRIELFAREKVDGWDSWGDEI, encoded by the coding sequence ATGCAACAACTACTGTTAGATCAGCCCGTAGTGGAAGGGGCACAGCCTTTCCCTGCGAAAGCTTATGGTGTCATTTACGCTGATCCACCATGGCAATACGAAGACAAAAAGACAAACCGAGGCGGTGCGGAACGTCATTACCGGACGATGAGCGACCATGAGATCCAGAACTTGCCTGTGTCTCAAATCGCCGAAAATGATGCCCTCTTATTCCTGTGGGCAACATGGGCAAAACTCCCAGCCGCATTACAGACGATCCACTGTTGGGGCTTCACTTACAAGACCGATGCTTTTCTGTGGGTGAAACGAAATAAACGGGCAAAGAGTTGGTTTATGGGCATGGGTGCATACACCAGAGCGAATAGCGAGTTTTGCTTATTGGGGGTTCGTGGCAAGGGTTTAAAACGCCAATCAGCGAAAGTTCATCAAATCATCGAAGCACCGATTGGTAAACATTCCGAGAAACCACCTGAGACCAGAGACCGAATTATTCAACTGGTAGGCGATCTCCCGCGTATCGAATTATTTGCCAGAGAAAAAGTAGACGGCTGGGATAGCTGGGGAGATGAAATCTAA